A single genomic interval of Mus caroli unplaced genomic scaffold, CAROLI_EIJ_v1.1 scaffold_10891_1, whole genome shotgun sequence harbors:
- the LOC110288166 gene encoding angiogenin-3, producing the protein MAMSPGSLLLVFVLSLVVISPTLAQDDYRYIKFLTQHYDAKPTGRDYRYCESMMKKRKLTSPCKEVNTFIHDTKNNIKAICGENGSPYGVNFRISNSRFQITTCTHKGGSPRPPCQYNAFKDFRYIVIACEDGWPVHFDESFISP; encoded by the coding sequence ATGGCGATGAGCCCAGGTTCTTTGTTGTTGGTCTTTGTGCTGAGTCTGGTTGTGATCTCGCCCACTCTGGCTCAGGATGACTACAGGTACATAAAATTCCTGACTCAGCACTATGATGCCAAGCCAACGGGCCGAGATTACAGATACTGCGAAAGtatgatgaagaaaagaaagctaacCTCGCCTTGCAAAGAAGTCAACACCTTTATCCATGACACCAAGAACAACATCAAGGCCATCTGTGGAGAGAATGGAAGCCCTTATGGAGTAAACTTTAGAATAAGCAATTCTCGCTTCCAGATCACCACTTGCACGCACAAAGGAGGGTCTCCCCGGCCTCCATGCCAGTACAATGCCTTTAAAGATTTCAGATATATTGTTATTGCCTGTGAAGATGGCTGGCCTGTCCACTTCGATGAGTCTTTTATCAGTCCATAG